Proteins found in one Plasmodium knowlesi strain H genome assembly, chromosome: 12 genomic segment:
- a CDS encoding 26S proteasome regulatory subunit RPN2, putative: MCICVYVRVVQEDPRRSGSICSTRSSRNRGDIHTYTQKGHLFVYALSYLPINLSTTYAYYIDYHYHPSKKNKMDIQKNLHESDIVTSASGVIALLNEEEASLKIFGLEKLNAIVDVYWPELADYIFKIEELCEDQNFVGRELANLVASKVYFHLEKYPEALKYALCAGKLFNINEKSQYVETMLAKCIEKYVEIREMNYEGQPISSNHNDSVIHENSVHEGSGSNQEIRNQMNQNNYVDGDAYTNHIGSDNTYNRSNFNLYNNQETGNGKMETDTDIFKDDLSSEIHQKMELFVDEMLEICMQNNSVKEALGVALDARRLDKVEYIILNCPNKIELLQHSIANERHINTTKKFRSDFFKLLVKIYLSMDPEELKSEYINLCECLFYINDYKKVAEILLSLINDYHLMAYQISFELVDLENRNFLKNVLKQIKEILIQNKSFYYGEQSYSGESKKRSNLHLGGDGAADEVVKGEEVPSNVPQKEESVPGEVQDESEKKNADEGSGQDGGANDEDDSAPNAINATNTANTTNTANATNATPSPPNASNLVNSEEDKHRLSDDILMYISENHKLYDKVKKLVYILTGKVTTNLYMEFLHRNNHSDLILLDSYKNVVDTRSSITHHGIVIAHGLMQTGTTCDVFLRSNIEWLSKAINWAKFSSTASLGVVYKGHVNESFMVLSSHLPCNDVSRQITNNMNVGISPSGVYSEGGSLYALGLIHANYNTNDKKVKNFLLGQLKLNVNDEVLQHGCCLGLGLVCMGENDDEQVYDELKGVMYSDSAVAGESAAYAIGLLKLGSGDEKCVDELLAYAHDTQHEKITRACSISLGFVMFQKEKGADALIEELINDKDAIIRYGGMFTIAMAYCGLSSYNKHIIKRLLHFSVSDVSDDVRRAAVIALGFVLCNSPSQVPMFLNLLIESYNPHVRYGAALALGIACAASGNEEAINMLMPLLTDTTDFVRQSAFISLGLIFQQSNEHVNPNFKKYKDEIMRILSDKHEDIIAKFGATVGAGLLDICGRNAISTFFTRRANIIRPQAAVGFCLFSQLWYWFPLIHMISLTFLPTCLIGLTEDLRVPKNFSVLSTCKNQSFDYPSFLSKEKTQEKKETVTAVLSTTAKRKTLKLRKQKNENKLAKEKTSQDDNSSVLSDGKSMKNLEVLSTAATVGQSSHVSHAESVEGSANDETTNEQANETSNFSNLQKMKKADTKGKVSTIQSINNTVDMKNPCRVIKMQEKFIEYQANSRFKPILPSRKSGFIMLVDTTPSEPSDFIEINLDNSVKEAPPFEPFAWKDEN, from the exons atgtgtatatgtgtatatgtacgtgttGTGCAAGAGGACCCACGGAGAAGTGGCAGTATCTGCAGTACACGTAGCTCCCGCAACAGAGGAGATAtccacacatatacacagaaAGGCCACCTTTTCGTGTACGCCCTTTCCTATCTCCCCATCAACCTAAGCACCACATACGCATATTACATTGACTATCATTACCATCCCtcaaagaaaaacaaaatggacatTCAGAAGAACCTGCACGAAAGCGACATCGTGACGTCTGCCTCGGGGGTCATAGCCCTGCTGAACGAAGAAGAAGCGAGTTTGAAAATTTTCGGATTGGAAAAACTGAATGCCATTGTAGATGTATATTGGCCAGAGTTAGcagattatatttttaaaatagaaGAACTATGTGAGGACCAGAATTTCGTTGGAAGAGAGCTAGCGAATTTGGTGGCCAGTAAAGTATATTTCCATTTAGAAAAATATCCTGAAGCGTTGAAGTATGCACTGTGTGCAGGTAAGTTGTTTAACATAAACGAGAAATCTCAGTATGTAGAAACCATGCTAGCCAAATGTATAGAGAAATATGTGGAAATTCGTGAGATGAACTATGAGGGTCAACCCATAAGCAGCAATCACAACGATAGTGTCATCCATGAAAACAGTGTTCATGAGGGATCTGGGAGCAACCAGGAGATTAGGAATCAGATGAACCAGAACAATTATGTCGATGGAGACGCCTACACGAACCACATTGGTTCAGACAACACATACAACAGAAGCAACTTCAATCTTTACAATAATCAAGAAACTGGTaacggaaaaatggaaacagaTACAGACATTTTTAAGGATGATTTAAGTAGCGAAATTCACCAAAAGATGGAATTGTTCGTTGATGAAATGTTAGAAATTTGCATGCAGAATAATAGCGTGAAGGAAGCCTTAGGAGTGGCCTTAGACGCTAGAAGATTAGACAAAGTAGAATATATAATTCTAAACTGTCCTAATAAAATAGAATTGTTACAACACTCCATTGCAAATGAAAGACATATTAATACGACTAAAAAATTCAGAAGTGATTTCTTCAAACTGTTAGTTAAAATATATCTTTCAATGGACccagaagaattaaaaagtgAATATATAAATCTCTGTGAATGTTTGTTCTACATAAATGATTATAAAAAAGTTGCAGAAATTTTACTAAGTTTGATTAACGACTACCACTTGATGGCATATCAAATTTCTTTCGAACTTGTAGATTTGGAAAATAGgaattttctaaaaaatgttttaaaacaaattaaagaaattttGATACAGAATAAATCCTTTTACTATGGAGAGCAGAGCTACTCAGGGGAATCGAAGAAGCGATCCAACCTTCATTTGGGTGGAGACGGTGCTGCAGATGAGGTTGTCAAGGGTGAGGAGGTTCCCAGTAATGTTCCGCAGAAGGAGGAGTCTGTCCCGGGGGAGGTGCAGGACGAgtcggaaaagaaaaatgcagatGAGGGTAGCGGCCAGGACGGCGGTGCCAACGATGAGGACGACAGTGCTCCAAACGCGATCAACGCGACGAATACggccaacacaaccaacacagcCAACGCGACGAACGCCAcaccctccccccccaatGCCAGCAACCTGGTAAATAGCGAGGAGGACAAGCACAGGTTGTCGGATGATATCCTCATGTACATAAGCGAAAACCACAAGCTCTACGATAAAGTGAAAAAGCTCGTGTACATATTGACGGGGAAAGTTACCACAAATTTATACATGGAATTTCTGCACCGAAATAACCACTCCGATCTGATTCTGCTAGATAGTTATAAAAATGTAGTGGATACTAGGAGCAGCATCACTCACCATGGGATCGTAATAGCGCACGGGTTAATGCAGACAGGAACAACGTGTGATGTCTTTTTGCGATCCAACATTGAGTGGTTATCCAAGGCAATAAATTGGGCTAAGTTTTCCTCCACAGCATCGCTTGGTGTGGTGTACAAAGGGCATGTAAATGAATCTTTTATGGTTCTGTCATCACATCTACCATGCAACGACGTGTCGAGACAAATTACAAACAACATGAATGTAGGCATATCACCTAGTGGAGTGTACTCAGAGGGAGGATCCCTATATGCACTTGGATTGATACATGCGAATTATAATacaaatgataaaaaggtaaagaacTTTTTACTAGGTCAGttaaaattaaatgtaaacGATGAGGTGTTACAACATGGTTGTTGTCTAGGGTTAGGATTAGTGTGTATGGGagaaaatgatgatgaacAAGTGTATGATGAGCTAAAGGGAGTGATGTACTCAGACTCAGCAGTAGCAGGAGAAAGTGCTGCATATGCAATTGGCCTATTAAAACTTGGAAGTGGTGATGAGAAATGCGTAGACGAATTGTTAGCATATGCACATGACACTcaacatgaaaaaataacacgAGCCTGTAGTATCAGTCTGGGATTTGTCATGttccaaaaagaaaaaggggcaGATGCATTGATTGAAGAATTAATTAACGATAAGGATGCTATCATACGATACGGAGGAATGTTTACCATTGCTATGGCGTACTGTGGTTTATCAAGCTATAATAAACATATAATAAAAAGGCTACTTCATTTTTCCGTATCAGATGTAAGTGATGATGTTAGAAGAGCAGCTGTTATAGCATTAGGTTTTGTATTATGCAACAGTCCTTCACAAGTGCCAATGTTTTTAAATCTCCTAATTGAAAGCTACAATCCACATGTACGTTACGGGGCGGCATTAGCATTAGGAATAGCATGTGCTGCATCCGGAAATGAAGAAGCCATTAACATGTTGATGCCTTTGCTAACGGATACAACTGACTTCGTTAGACAGAGTGCATTCATATCGTTAGGACTAATTTTCCAACAATCTAATGAACACGTAAatccaaattttaaaaaatataaagatgAAATTATGCGCATTTTATCAGATAAACATGAAGATATTATTGCGAAATTTGGTGCTACAGTAGGTGCTGGATTGTTAGATATATGTGGAAGGAATGCCATTTCCACTTTCTTCACAAGAAGAGCAAATATTATTAGACCACAAGCAGCAGTTGGTTTCTGTTTATTTAGTCAACTGTGGTATTGGTTTCCACTAATCCATATGATCAGCTTAACTTTCCTTCCGACTTGTTTAATTGGACTAACAGAAGATTTAAGAGTTCCAAAAAATTTCTCTGTCCTTTCCACATGCAAGAATCAGTCGTTCGACTACCCCTCCTTCttaagcaaagaaaaaacgcaagagaagaaggaaactGTGACTGCTGTTCTCTCCACCactgcaaaaagaaaaacattaaaattgagaaaacagaaaaacgAGAACAAATTGGCCAAGGAGAAAACATCCCAGGATGACAATAGCTCAGTTTTATCTGATGGGAAATCTATGAAGAACTTGGAGGTTCTGAGTACCGCTGCCACTGTGGGTCAGTCAAGTCACGTATCTCATGCAGAGAGCGTCGAGGGAAGTGCCAATGACGAGACCACGAATGAACAGGCCAACGAGACTAGCAACTTTTCCAACTtgcagaaaatgaagaaggccGACACTAAGGGAAAGGTCTCGACCATTCAATCCATCAACAACACG GTGGACATGAAAAATCCTTGCAGAGTAATTAAAATGCAGGAAAAATTTATCGAATACCAGGCCAACAGCAGATTTAAGCCCATCCTTCCATCGCGAAAATCGGGCTTCATCATGCTTGTGGATACGAC acCCTCGGAGCCGTCTGACTTCATCGAAATAAATCTCGATAACAGCGTGAAGGAGGCCCCCCCTTTTGAGCCTTTCGCATGGAAAGATGAAAATTGA